A genomic window from Silene latifolia isolate original U9 population chromosome Y, ASM4854445v1, whole genome shotgun sequence includes:
- the LOC141633405 gene encoding protein PAM71-homolog, chloroplastic-like isoform X2 yields MTGNRKMMVRMYLPMAPPMAILNSMVLCGCALAFSLIMFVKGDPSSLLAAIAKTGFTAAFMLIFVSEIGDKTFFIAALLAMQYEKGLVLLGSMGALGLMTVLSVVIGRIFQSVPAQFQTTLPIGEYAAVTLLLFFGLKSIKDAWELPDVKAENKEGPELGEYTEAEELVKEKASKRLSNPLEIVWKSFSLVFFAEWGDRSMLATIALGAAQSPWGVASGAILGHLVATSVAVLGGALLAKYISEKLVGYLGGVLFLLFAIATFFGFF; encoded by the exons ATGACGGGGAACCGCAAAATGATGGTCAGAATGTATCTTCCAATGGCTCCACCAATGGCGATTCTCAACT CTATGGTGCTTTGTGGGTGTGCTTTAGCGTTTTCACTGATTATGTTTGTGAAAGGAGATCCATCGTCATTGTTGGCAGCAATTGCAAAAACTGGATTCACTGCAGCATTCATGTTGATTTTTGTCTCAGAAATTGGTGACAAG ACATTCTTCATTGCTGCTCTCTTGGCCATGCAATATGAAAAAGGACTG GTTTTGTTAGGATCAATGGGTGCCCTTGGTCTGATGACAGTTCTCTCAGTAGTTATAGGGCGCATATTTCAGTCTGTACCTGCTCAATTTCAAACAA CTCTCCCCATCGGAGAATATGCTGCTGTGACCCTTTTACTATTCTTTGGTTTGAAGTCAATTAAAGATGCATGGGAGCTTCCTGATGTCAAAGCTGAAAACAAGGAGGGTCCTGAACTTGGTGAATATACTGAAGCGGAGGAGCTTGTGAAGGAGAAA GCATCAAAGCGGCTGTCAAATCCTCTTGAAATTGTGTGGAAATCATTCAGCCTTGTGTTCTTTGCG GAATGGGGAGATCGCTCAATGCTTGCTACCATTGCTCTTGGTGCTGCACAG TCTCCATGGGGCGTGGCAAGCGGAGCTATTCTAGGACACCTAGTTGCTACATCCGTCGCTGTTCTGGGAGGAGCCCTTCTAGCTAAGTACATCTCTGAAAAGCTG GTTGGCTACTTGGGAGGAGTACTCTTTCTTCTTTTTGCCATAGCAACATTCTTTGGTTTTTTCTAG
- the LOC141633405 gene encoding protein PAM71-homolog, chloroplastic-like isoform X1 translates to MSSSLQLPLPLQSTRISSNYNGRLLPLLALPPSFLFLRQRETRRLRSVFKIVRSQASAGVGPSNYDGEPQNDGQNVSSNGSTNGDSQLEKRPNQIPYPLSIAMVLCGCALAFSLIMFVKGDPSSLLAAIAKTGFTAAFMLIFVSEIGDKTFFIAALLAMQYEKGLVLLGSMGALGLMTVLSVVIGRIFQSVPAQFQTTLPIGEYAAVTLLLFFGLKSIKDAWELPDVKAENKEGPELGEYTEAEELVKEKASKRLSNPLEIVWKSFSLVFFAEWGDRSMLATIALGAAQSPWGVASGAILGHLVATSVAVLGGALLAKYISEKLVGYLGGVLFLLFAIATFFGFF, encoded by the exons ATGTCCTCGTCACTCCAGCTCCCACTGCCTTTGCAGTCAACACGAATTTCTTCAAATTATAATGGCAGATTACTTCCTTTGTTAGCTCTACCGCCTTCTTTTCTCTTTT TGAGACAAAGGGAAACAAGGAGGCTGAGGTCGGTCTTCAAAATAGTGAGATCTCAGGCAAGTGCTGGGGTTGGACCAAGCAACTATGACGGGGAACCGCAAAATGATGGTCAGAATGTATCTTCCAATGGCTCCACCAATGGCGATTCTCAACT AGAGAAGCGTCCTAATCAGATTCCTTATCCTCTTTCTATAGCTATGGTGCTTTGTGGGTGTGCTTTAGCGTTTTCACTGATTATGTTTGTGAAAGGAGATCCATCGTCATTGTTGGCAGCAATTGCAAAAACTGGATTCACTGCAGCATTCATGTTGATTTTTGTCTCAGAAATTGGTGACAAG ACATTCTTCATTGCTGCTCTCTTGGCCATGCAATATGAAAAAGGACTG GTTTTGTTAGGATCAATGGGTGCCCTTGGTCTGATGACAGTTCTCTCAGTAGTTATAGGGCGCATATTTCAGTCTGTACCTGCTCAATTTCAAACAA CTCTCCCCATCGGAGAATATGCTGCTGTGACCCTTTTACTATTCTTTGGTTTGAAGTCAATTAAAGATGCATGGGAGCTTCCTGATGTCAAAGCTGAAAACAAGGAGGGTCCTGAACTTGGTGAATATACTGAAGCGGAGGAGCTTGTGAAGGAGAAA GCATCAAAGCGGCTGTCAAATCCTCTTGAAATTGTGTGGAAATCATTCAGCCTTGTGTTCTTTGCG GAATGGGGAGATCGCTCAATGCTTGCTACCATTGCTCTTGGTGCTGCACAG TCTCCATGGGGCGTGGCAAGCGGAGCTATTCTAGGACACCTAGTTGCTACATCCGTCGCTGTTCTGGGAGGAGCCCTTCTAGCTAAGTACATCTCTGAAAAGCTG GTTGGCTACTTGGGAGGAGTACTCTTTCTTCTTTTTGCCATAGCAACATTCTTTGGTTTTTTCTAG